One genomic segment of Rhodohalobacter mucosus includes these proteins:
- a CDS encoding metal-dependent hydrolase, with protein sequence MDTKIKAWWMGHSAFRLESPAGSVIYIDPFLSQNPSTPEQFKHPDDVDYILLTHGHEDHVGDTLELASETGCTVVAQVELSNLLKNRGLKDDQRIEFNKGGTVHFDDFSVTLVSANHSSSFDGEYAGEAGGLVVSFEDDICFYHLGDTNIFSDLEIYGEIYQPHVAAVPIGDHYTMGPQEAAICCEMIGATMAVPIHYGTFPVLTGKPEDFKSFTNEYCDTDVVIPEPGEQFLGS encoded by the coding sequence ATGGATACAAAGATAAAAGCATGGTGGATGGGACACTCTGCATTTCGATTGGAATCACCTGCGGGAAGTGTTATTTATATTGATCCGTTTTTATCACAGAATCCGTCTACACCCGAGCAATTCAAACATCCGGATGACGTGGATTATATTCTTCTTACTCACGGGCATGAAGATCACGTAGGCGACACCCTCGAACTGGCATCTGAAACAGGATGCACAGTCGTAGCTCAGGTTGAACTCTCAAACCTGCTCAAAAACAGGGGGCTGAAAGATGACCAGCGCATAGAGTTTAACAAGGGCGGAACCGTACACTTTGATGATTTTTCCGTAACACTGGTCAGCGCCAACCACTCATCCTCATTCGATGGTGAATATGCGGGTGAAGCAGGCGGACTGGTTGTCTCTTTTGAAGATGACATCTGTTTCTACCATCTGGGCGACACCAATATCTTTTCTGACCTTGAGATTTACGGTGAGATCTATCAACCGCATGTTGCAGCCGTTCCTATCGGTGATCATTACACGATGGGACCACAGGAGGCGGCGATCTGCTGTGAAATGATTGGAGCAACCATGGCTGTTCCCATTCATTACGGTACTTTTCCGGTATTGACGGGCAAACCCGAAGATTTTAAATCGTTCACCAATGAGTACTGCGATACGGATGTTGTGATCCCTGAGCCGGGCGAACAATTTCTGGGGTCATGA
- a CDS encoding L-threonylcarbamoyladenylate synthase yields the protein MPHRIKLDPGSPHKKKIFELTDVLLDGGVAVIPTDSQYALVCDYQNKKGIDRIRKIRRMDKKSHLTVMCQSLQHVSTFATLTDDNFKLIKRLIPGPFTFILPATREVPRLLTHPKKRTVGIRVPDHPICLDLIDELGHPVLATTAKIPGIEHANPEDGDRELFLSRFDNIVDVVVDDQEELPAVETTILDLTGSTPELLRRGLGLEKLDEALALEGMELNDGVPV from the coding sequence ATGCCACACCGAATAAAACTGGATCCGGGTTCTCCACATAAGAAAAAAATTTTTGAACTCACGGATGTACTGCTCGACGGAGGAGTGGCAGTTATTCCAACCGACAGCCAATATGCACTGGTGTGCGACTACCAAAACAAGAAAGGAATAGACCGGATCAGGAAGATTCGGCGAATGGACAAGAAAAGCCACCTTACGGTAATGTGCCAAAGCTTGCAGCATGTATCTACCTTTGCAACGTTGACAGACGATAATTTTAAACTCATCAAGCGACTCATTCCGGGCCCTTTCACCTTTATTTTGCCGGCTACCCGCGAGGTGCCAAGGCTTCTTACTCACCCGAAGAAACGAACCGTGGGAATACGCGTGCCCGACCATCCCATATGCCTTGATTTAATTGATGAACTGGGGCATCCCGTACTTGCAACCACGGCCAAAATTCCCGGGATTGAACATGCCAATCCGGAAGACGGTGACCGGGAGCTATTTCTGAGCCGCTTTGATAATATTGTGGATGTGGTTGTAGACGACCAGGAAGAGCTGCCAGCCGTCGAGACAACCATTCTCGACCTTACCGGCAGTACACCCGAACTTCTGCGAAGAGGGCTTGGCCTGGAGAAGCTGGACGAAGCGCTGGCCCTGGAAGGGATGGAACTGAATGACGGGGTGCCCGTATGA
- a CDS encoding 6-phosphofructokinase, whose amino-acid sequence MRIAINTGGGDAPGLNAAIRSATLSALRRGWEVMGIMNGYGSIYTEHPFKKLTYDSVRGITMMGGTILGSANKANPFEVPVTKKDGSVELEDRSDAVVEEFEKYSIDALVAIGGDGSMHIAHRLSQKGLNVVGVPKTIDNDIWGCDVSLGFDTAVTTATEAIDRIRTTAQSHQRIMIVEVMGRYAGWIALHSGLSASADAILIPEIRFNVDAIAEKVMERQRKGDTYSIIVAAEGAVEEDGHRFVKGKEPGQSEQLGGIGEYLEDVLSEKTGKESRSLVLGHLQRGGTPSTYDRLISLRFGAAAIRALDEKDFNRMIVMQQNSIKRIPLEDVAGKVKNVPLDSDTILTAKEIGICLGNSK is encoded by the coding sequence ATGAGAATTGCGATTAACACCGGAGGAGGCGATGCACCCGGATTGAATGCGGCGATACGCTCAGCAACCCTATCGGCACTGCGAAGGGGCTGGGAAGTGATGGGTATTATGAATGGATACGGGTCTATCTACACCGAACATCCATTTAAGAAACTTACCTACGACAGTGTAAGAGGAATTACCATGATGGGCGGTACCATTCTGGGATCGGCCAACAAGGCAAACCCTTTTGAGGTGCCTGTCACAAAAAAAGATGGTTCGGTTGAGCTCGAAGACCGTTCGGATGCCGTTGTAGAGGAGTTTGAAAAGTACAGTATCGACGCGCTGGTGGCCATAGGAGGAGACGGTTCTATGCACATCGCCCATCGGCTGTCACAAAAGGGTCTAAACGTAGTAGGCGTACCCAAAACCATAGATAATGACATTTGGGGATGCGATGTTTCATTGGGCTTTGATACGGCGGTAACCACCGCAACCGAGGCCATCGACAGAATCAGAACAACTGCACAGTCTCATCAGCGCATTATGATCGTGGAGGTGATGGGGCGATATGCAGGATGGATAGCACTTCATTCGGGACTCTCTGCGTCGGCAGACGCCATTCTGATTCCTGAGATCAGGTTTAATGTCGACGCCATAGCTGAGAAAGTGATGGAACGGCAGCGGAAGGGAGACACCTACTCCATTATTGTAGCGGCCGAAGGGGCCGTTGAAGAGGACGGTCATAGATTTGTTAAAGGTAAAGAGCCCGGACAATCGGAGCAGCTTGGCGGCATTGGGGAGTACCTGGAGGATGTTTTAAGCGAAAAAACCGGCAAAGAGTCCAGATCACTGGTATTGGGACACCTTCAGAGAGGCGGCACACCGTCAACGTACGACCGGCTGATTTCTCTTCGCTTTGGAGCAGCAGCCATCCGTGCGCTGGATGAAAAGGATTTTAACCGCATGATTGTAATGCAGCAAAACAGCATAAAGCGCATACCGCTTGAGGATGTAGCAGGAAAGGTCAAAAACGTACCGTTAGACAGCGATACCATTCTTACTGCAAAAGAGATCGGCATATGCCTGGGTAATTCAAAGTGA
- the ytxJ gene encoding bacillithiol system redox-active protein YtxJ: MSFFDRLRALSGDEQDASSQWVHLSEFSDLKEHVNGSGKPVLIYKHSDRCATCFMTRRAVEQVMANYSESVHFVYVDVIRNRELSSEIARKTSIRHESPQVIILKNDEAVFSTSHGRIRQDILNEEIEKQLPG; encoded by the coding sequence GTGAGTTTTTTTGACCGGTTAAGAGCATTATCGGGAGATGAGCAGGACGCATCATCTCAGTGGGTTCATCTGTCAGAATTCAGCGATCTGAAAGAGCATGTAAATGGATCCGGAAAACCGGTTCTGATCTACAAACACAGCGACCGCTGCGCAACCTGTTTTATGACAAGAAGAGCCGTTGAACAGGTTATGGCAAACTATTCTGAGAGTGTACATTTTGTTTATGTTGATGTGATTCGTAACCGGGAACTTTCATCAGAAATTGCGCGTAAAACCTCCATACGCCACGAATCACCCCAGGTAATCATTCTGAAGAACGATGAGGCCGTCTTCAGTACTTCACACGGACGCATCCGTCAGGATATCCTGAACGAAGAGATAGAAAAGCAACTCCCCGGATAA
- a CDS encoding ferredoxin family protein, which produces MKLLSLQERLGLVSYRNQAKSEIKPHITVETDICNSTCPHKCTTYVCPANCYTMDDQGKVHFQVEDCIECGTCMYACDQGAVSWEFPDPEIGRGVTWNYG; this is translated from the coding sequence ATGAAGCTTTTATCACTTCAGGAACGGCTTGGTTTGGTGAGCTACCGCAATCAGGCTAAATCGGAGATTAAACCGCATATCACGGTTGAAACGGACATTTGCAACTCCACCTGCCCGCACAAGTGCACTACGTACGTCTGTCCGGCCAATTGTTATACCATGGACGACCAGGGCAAGGTCCATTTTCAGGTAGAAGATTGTATTGAGTGTGGAACATGCATGTATGCCTGCGACCAGGGAGCGGTGAGCTGGGAGTTCCCCGATCCGGAAATCGGCCGCGGGGTTACCTGGAATTACGGGTGA
- a CDS encoding FAD-dependent oxidoreductase: MDEKFDCIIVGAGVAGLAAAMVLARSNMKFLLIERGEFAGSKNVSGGVLWGHDLAKLVPDYWEEKEAGWERFINHRRLTFMDEESTFSLDFKSSHFNEPPYSGVVVLRSKFDRWLADKVQDAIDASDYAMDSFIATNILVDQIIMKDDKAVGIKTGEDEFFADSVIIAEGVNNLLTRQVGLQTQYVPADHMLTGIKEIIRFDQKELEDRFQLNGLSGMSNEFVGWATDGVEGGGFLYTNRDTISLGLVLGIKDMREKNKSPHDVLNHFKSHPAIADIIRGGEIVEYTAHVVSSGDKRAMPKELYKDGVLLAGESANLLMNAGKAIQGMDYAMRSGILAAETIVKAKEKNDFTSATLSGYRKALDDSYVMKDINGFQDAVHLLHTPTMQHDVPNLICDFGRQFFTIKNEPTPKSKDMLRGAIKRHSSYWDLIKLGAKGAKAL; this comes from the coding sequence ATGGACGAAAAGTTTGACTGTATTATCGTAGGAGCAGGTGTAGCCGGTTTGGCTGCAGCAATGGTTCTGGCACGCAGCAATATGAAATTTCTGCTGATTGAACGCGGCGAATTTGCAGGCTCCAAGAACGTTTCGGGTGGTGTGCTGTGGGGGCATGACCTCGCTAAACTGGTTCCGGACTACTGGGAGGAGAAAGAGGCCGGCTGGGAGCGCTTTATCAACCACAGGCGGCTGACCTTCATGGATGAAGAGTCAACTTTTTCACTGGATTTCAAATCCTCTCATTTTAATGAGCCCCCCTACTCCGGAGTTGTGGTTCTGCGCTCCAAGTTTGACCGCTGGCTTGCCGATAAGGTACAGGACGCTATCGATGCCAGCGACTACGCCATGGACTCCTTTATCGCTACCAATATTCTGGTAGATCAGATAATTATGAAGGATGACAAAGCGGTGGGGATCAAAACGGGAGAGGATGAATTTTTTGCAGATTCTGTAATTATTGCGGAAGGGGTGAATAACCTTCTCACCCGGCAGGTGGGTTTACAGACCCAATACGTGCCGGCCGATCATATGCTAACCGGAATCAAGGAGATTATCCGTTTCGATCAGAAGGAGCTGGAAGACAGGTTTCAGCTCAACGGATTGAGCGGGATGAGCAATGAGTTTGTGGGGTGGGCAACCGACGGTGTGGAAGGCGGAGGTTTCTTGTACACCAATCGCGACACCATATCCCTGGGACTGGTACTCGGAATCAAGGATATGCGCGAAAAGAATAAGAGTCCTCATGATGTACTGAATCATTTCAAGTCGCATCCCGCAATTGCAGATATCATACGAGGCGGTGAGATTGTAGAATATACGGCTCACGTAGTCTCTTCCGGCGACAAACGCGCTATGCCGAAAGAGCTCTATAAAGACGGAGTTCTTCTGGCCGGTGAATCGGCAAACCTGCTGATGAATGCCGGCAAAGCCATACAAGGCATGGATTATGCCATGAGGTCGGGTATTCTTGCAGCCGAAACCATCGTGAAAGCAAAAGAGAAAAATGATTTCACGTCTGCCACGTTAAGCGGGTACCGCAAGGCACTTGACGACAGTTACGTCATGAAGGATATCAACGGGTTTCAGGATGCGGTACACCTGCTGCACACACCCACAATGCAGCATGACGTTCCCAACCTGATCTGTGATTTCGGCCGTCAGTTTTTCACCATTAAAAATGAGCCCACTCCCAAATCAAAAGATATGCTCAGGGGAGCCATCAAACGGCACTCTTCCTATTGGGATCTGATTAAATTGGGAGCCAAAGGCGCGAAGGCGCTTTAG